A single window of Verrucomicrobiota bacterium DNA harbors:
- a CDS encoding enolase C-terminal domain-like protein yields the protein MTPTYFHRYTLKARDRLNAVTGQTEFAGALIRRGDGVGCLHPWEALGDASLEAELSALRSGQPLALGERALECAREDGRARRGEYSLFRGLDLPRCHATLTRPSEEAFEEAWAQGFSRFKVKARPDQQQLDLALAGISRLPPEARIRFDFNEEGNVHFLTLWLSRLSREQKARIEFLEDPFPYEDPRDWREFHGRMRIPLALDQHLRDAVRGESQVGVIKPAVENPPKILAQHPQIQDWVVTSYMDHPVGQAYAAWWAAHLDQSYEWGETFHGLATHQLFEPTPFSEELHMMGDRLIPPKGTGLGFNELLDKLPWKLL from the coding sequence GTGACGCCCACCTATTTTCACCGCTATACGCTGAAGGCGCGCGATCGCTTGAACGCCGTGACGGGGCAAACGGAGTTCGCGGGGGCGCTCATTCGGCGGGGCGATGGGGTGGGCTGCCTGCACCCTTGGGAGGCGTTGGGGGATGCCTCGCTCGAAGCGGAGTTGTCGGCTCTTCGTTCCGGGCAACCGCTGGCTCTCGGGGAGAGGGCGCTGGAGTGCGCGCGGGAAGACGGGCGGGCTCGGCGAGGAGAGTATTCTCTTTTTCGCGGGCTCGATTTGCCTCGCTGCCATGCGACGCTGACCCGTCCGAGCGAGGAGGCGTTTGAGGAGGCCTGGGCCCAGGGTTTTTCGCGCTTCAAAGTCAAGGCCCGGCCTGACCAGCAGCAGTTGGATCTGGCTTTGGCGGGGATCAGTCGCTTGCCCCCGGAGGCCCGCATCCGCTTCGATTTCAATGAAGAGGGCAATGTCCATTTCCTGACTCTCTGGCTGTCCCGCTTGAGTCGGGAACAGAAAGCGCGCATTGAGTTTTTGGAGGATCCGTTTCCTTATGAGGATCCCCGGGATTGGCGGGAGTTTCATGGGCGGATGCGGATCCCCTTGGCGCTCGACCAGCACCTGCGGGACGCGGTCCGGGGGGAATCCCAGGTGGGGGTCATCAAACCGGCGGTCGAGAACCCGCCCAAGATCCTGGCCCAGCACCCCCAGATTCAGGATTGGGTCGTGACCAGTTACATGGACCACCCGGTGGGCCAGGCCTACGCAGCCTGGTGGGCGGCCCATCTGGACCAGAGCTATGAGTGGGGGGAGACCTTTCATGGACTGGCCACCCATCAGCTCTTCGAGCCAACCCCCTTCAGCGAGGAACTGCACATGATGGGCGATCGCCTGATCCCGCCAAAGGGGACGGGCTTGGGCTTCAATGAGCTGCTCGATAAGCTGCCATGGAAGCTCCTCTAG
- the menA gene encoding 1,4-dihydroxy-2-naphthoate octaprenyltransferase: protein MKAWLLAARPKTLPAAIVPVWVGCVLAVQETGEGKPGLALCTLLAALAIQIATNFFNDAIDSEKGADTAARLGPRRATASGLFSAAHMRKAALGMLGLAGLFAIPLCLSRGWPILWIGLPSLYFSYGYTGGPLPLAYRGLGEVFVILFFGLVAVAGTAFVQCGRWLEEGFFVGAQVGFYSAVLIAINNLRDVREDTASGKRTLAVRWGLPGARLEIFLLCLFPAVMEWCREERGPATYVLPLGLWIAFLVQRTPPSRDYNRFLALAAIQLLVFAILFSSS from the coding sequence ATGAAGGCTTGGCTGCTGGCGGCTCGTCCCAAGACGCTTCCGGCGGCCATCGTTCCGGTTTGGGTGGGCTGCGTTCTGGCCGTCCAGGAGACCGGGGAGGGCAAGCCGGGCTTGGCCTTGTGCACGCTTTTGGCGGCCCTGGCCATCCAGATCGCGACCAATTTTTTTAATGACGCCATTGATTCCGAAAAGGGCGCCGACACCGCGGCCCGGCTCGGGCCGAGGCGGGCGACGGCTTCCGGCCTCTTTTCCGCGGCGCACATGCGAAAGGCGGCGCTTGGAATGTTGGGGTTGGCGGGTCTTTTCGCCATCCCGCTGTGCTTAAGCCGCGGTTGGCCTATTTTGTGGATCGGTTTGCCCTCGCTCTATTTTTCCTATGGCTACACGGGGGGGCCGCTGCCTTTGGCCTATCGGGGCTTGGGCGAGGTCTTTGTGATTTTGTTTTTTGGGCTGGTGGCGGTGGCGGGAACGGCTTTTGTCCAATGTGGTCGTTGGCTGGAGGAAGGGTTCTTTGTGGGCGCGCAAGTTGGGTTCTATTCGGCGGTTTTGATCGCCATCAACAATCTCCGGGATGTGCGAGAAGACACCGCCAGCGGCAAGCGGACGCTCGCGGTCCGTTGGGGCCTGCCCGGGGCCAGGCTGGAGATTTTTCTGCTTTGCCTCTTTCCGGCGGTCATGGAGTGGTGTCGGGAAGAGCGGGGCCCGGCGACCTATGTTTTGCCGCTCGGGCTGTGGATCGCTTTCCTGGTCCAGCGGACGCCTCCTTCCCGCGATTACAATCGATTCCTTGCGCTGGCTGCGATCCAACTGTTGGTGTTCGCGATTCTCTTTAGCTCTTCGTGA
- the menB gene encoding 1,4-dihydroxy-2-naphthoyl-CoA synthase, with protein sequence MPEWTPLREFEDLRFEKTEDGIAKITINRPEVRNAFRPQTVKEMLIALELAHEDPEVGVIILTGEGEKAFCSGGDQKVRGDAGYVGEDGVPRLNILDVQRKIRTLPKPVVAMVAGYAIGGGHVLHVVCDLTIAAENARFGQTGPKVGSFDGGLGSSYLSRIVGQKKAREIWFLCRQYGAQQALEMGLVNTVVPLAELEAETLQWCREMLQHSPIALRCLKASLNADCDGQMGLLDLAGNATLLYYMSEEAKEGKQAFIEKRKPDFSKFPRLP encoded by the coding sequence ATGCCAGAGTGGACGCCCTTGCGAGAATTTGAGGACCTCCGTTTCGAGAAAACGGAGGACGGGATTGCGAAAATCACCATCAATCGGCCGGAGGTGCGCAATGCCTTTCGGCCCCAGACGGTCAAGGAGATGCTGATCGCGCTCGAGCTGGCCCATGAGGACCCCGAGGTGGGGGTGATCATTTTGACAGGCGAGGGGGAGAAGGCTTTTTGTTCCGGGGGCGACCAAAAGGTCCGGGGCGACGCTGGGTATGTAGGCGAGGACGGGGTTCCGCGGCTCAACATCCTAGACGTGCAACGCAAGATCCGCACGCTTCCCAAGCCGGTCGTGGCCATGGTGGCCGGCTACGCCATCGGTGGAGGGCATGTCTTGCATGTGGTCTGCGACCTCACGATCGCGGCCGAGAACGCGCGCTTCGGGCAGACGGGGCCCAAGGTCGGCTCTTTCGACGGGGGGCTGGGGTCCAGCTACCTCTCCCGGATCGTGGGACAAAAAAAGGCCCGGGAAATCTGGTTTCTGTGCCGCCAGTATGGTGCCCAGCAGGCGCTCGAGATGGGGCTGGTCAACACGGTGGTGCCGCTAGCGGAGTTGGAGGCAGAGACCCTCCAATGGTGCCGCGAGATGCTCCAGCATTCGCCGATCGCGCTCCGCTGCTTGAAGGCTTCCTTGAATGCGGATTGCGATGGGCAGATGGGCCTGCTGGACCTGGCCGGGAACGCCACGCTGCTCTATTACATGTCGGAGGAGGCCAAGGAGGGGAAGCAGGCTTTCATCGAGAAACGAAAACCCGACTTCTCGAAGTTTCCCCGTCTTCCCTGA
- a CDS encoding alpha/beta fold hydrolase, translating to MMYLLHGAVGSWRDWLPFRETLESLGQEWSLVDLWREPRISLEEWGTDFSRRAEPDSLLVGYSLGGRLALHALLAEASPFRAGLIISAHPGLPSPAERSERGRSDQAWAEKARSLSWTEFLGAWSAQGVLAGQVEPSDREALEPEREAIAASFENWSLGQQADLRPQLARCAKPLLWLTGERDGKFTRLGQELAGPLVEHRVLSKSGHRVPWEAPQGFSDELVAFAKGSA from the coding sequence ATGATGTATCTGCTGCACGGGGCGGTCGGGAGTTGGCGGGATTGGCTGCCTTTTCGCGAGACCTTGGAGTCGCTGGGGCAGGAGTGGTCTTTGGTGGATTTGTGGAGAGAACCCCGAATTTCGCTCGAGGAATGGGGGACGGATTTCAGTCGGCGGGCCGAGCCGGATTCACTGCTGGTGGGGTATTCCCTCGGGGGTCGGCTGGCTCTCCACGCGCTTTTGGCGGAGGCGTCTCCTTTTCGGGCTGGCTTGATCATTTCGGCCCACCCCGGGCTGCCCTCCCCGGCGGAGCGAAGCGAGCGCGGCCGGAGCGATCAGGCCTGGGCGGAGAAGGCTCGTTCGCTCTCGTGGACGGAGTTTCTGGGTGCCTGGTCGGCCCAAGGCGTTTTGGCAGGGCAGGTCGAGCCGAGTGATCGCGAGGCGCTCGAGCCCGAGCGAGAAGCCATCGCGGCCTCGTTTGAGAATTGGTCTCTCGGCCAACAGGCCGACCTCCGGCCGCAGCTCGCCCGGTGCGCCAAGCCCTTGCTTTGGCTGACAGGAGAGAGGGATGGGAAGTTCACCCGCTTGGGCCAGGAGTTGGCGGGACCGCTGGTGGAGCATCGCGTGCTCTCGAAGTCGGGGCATCGGGTGCCTTGGGAGGCGCCTCAGGGTTTTTCGGATGAACTGGTGGCGTTTGCCAAGGGGAGCGCGTAG
- the menD gene encoding 2-succinyl-5-enolpyruvyl-6-hydroxy-3-cyclohexene-1-carboxylic-acid synthase, with translation MTDSESWPTRLIETFRCCGIREFAYGLGSRNAPLLHALFGVRGFSGWSFVDERSAGFFALGRARASGRPVALVTTSGTAVAELLPALVEATYQALPLLAVTADRPKRFRGSGAPQAIEQAAIFGEYVEGVSDVAEGERWDLSAWSRRSPWQLNLCLEEPSFGEGRAAEALPEESGPPAGGLDEAAAVLSRFCNEYEEGLQVVVGDLKPWERSAVADFVHRLGAPVWAEGSSTLREVSGLRSQLLVGGEPELQGRRFLRLGGVPSGRFWRDLEGAPQLEVLSVSAMPFSGLARESTFLRAPLEDLLPKTGVRPHPRAVERLRRDAGRFRRLEKALATFPGSEPGLVARLSQVIPPEATVFLGNSLPIREWTLAATRRDKRWDLHASRGANGIDGQLATFFGVAAEVEEAWALVGDLTALYDLNAPLILESMKRRPRLRIVVVNNGGGRIFGRLPAMQALAKKDLAKLEGRRDFPFSKWASLWRWKHLRVEGSEPVPSDLPEGGWLLELIPEDAQTEAFWEAIR, from the coding sequence ATGACCGATTCGGAGAGCTGGCCCACCCGACTGATTGAGACCTTTCGCTGCTGCGGAATCCGGGAGTTTGCTTACGGGCTGGGTTCTCGCAATGCGCCTCTTCTCCACGCACTTTTCGGAGTGAGGGGCTTTTCCGGGTGGTCTTTTGTGGACGAACGCTCGGCGGGATTTTTTGCTCTCGGAAGGGCGCGGGCCAGCGGCCGGCCGGTCGCGCTCGTGACCACCTCGGGCACGGCGGTCGCGGAGTTGCTGCCGGCGCTAGTGGAGGCCACCTACCAGGCTCTGCCCCTCTTGGCCGTGACGGCTGATCGACCGAAGCGCTTTCGCGGATCAGGCGCGCCCCAGGCCATCGAGCAAGCCGCGATTTTTGGCGAGTATGTGGAAGGGGTCTCGGATGTGGCGGAGGGGGAGCGGTGGGACCTTTCGGCTTGGTCCCGACGGAGCCCCTGGCAGCTCAATCTTTGCCTGGAAGAACCGAGCTTTGGCGAGGGGCGAGCGGCGGAGGCCCTCCCGGAGGAGAGTGGGCCTCCGGCAGGCGGGCTGGACGAAGCGGCCGCGGTCTTGTCTCGCTTTTGCAATGAGTATGAGGAGGGCTTGCAGGTGGTGGTGGGCGATCTCAAGCCCTGGGAACGAAGCGCTGTGGCGGACTTTGTCCATCGGCTGGGAGCGCCGGTCTGGGCGGAAGGGAGTTCCACCCTGCGGGAGGTGAGCGGCTTGCGCAGCCAACTGTTGGTGGGAGGCGAGCCCGAGTTGCAGGGGCGTCGTTTTCTGCGGCTGGGCGGGGTGCCAAGCGGGCGCTTTTGGCGGGACCTGGAAGGGGCACCCCAGCTGGAGGTCCTTTCGGTGAGTGCCATGCCCTTTTCGGGCCTGGCCCGGGAGAGCACCTTTCTGCGGGCTCCCTTGGAGGATTTGCTTCCCAAGACGGGAGTCCGGCCTCACCCACGGGCGGTCGAACGGCTCCGGCGAGATGCGGGGCGCTTTCGTCGCTTGGAAAAGGCCCTCGCCACCTTCCCGGGCTCCGAGCCGGGGCTGGTGGCACGGCTGTCTCAGGTCATTCCACCGGAGGCGACGGTTTTTCTAGGGAACAGCCTCCCGATCCGGGAATGGACCTTGGCGGCTACCCGCCGCGACAAGCGCTGGGACCTGCATGCCTCCCGAGGGGCCAACGGAATCGATGGACAACTGGCGACCTTCTTCGGGGTGGCGGCCGAGGTGGAGGAGGCCTGGGCCTTGGTGGGGGATTTGACGGCGCTCTATGATTTGAACGCGCCCCTCATTTTGGAGTCCATGAAGCGTCGGCCCCGCTTGCGAATTGTGGTGGTGAACAATGGGGGAGGCCGCATTTTTGGTCGGCTCCCCGCCATGCAAGCGCTCGCGAAGAAGGACCTGGCCAAGCTGGAGGGAAGACGTGATTTTCCCTTTTCGAAGTGGGCCTCGCTCTGGCGCTGGAAGCACCTGCGGGTGGAGGGCAGTGAACCGGTCCCGAGCGATTTGCCGGAAGGGGGATGGCTTTTGGAATTGATTCCCGAGGACGCCCAAACCGAGGCCTTTTGGGAAGCGATTCGATGA
- a CDS encoding chorismate-binding protein — MQPVDRTARSPLPSSFAWLRSGGGRSLYAEGPFRRSASPDASRPSFYVNDFELSDSRPWRIAERGLQEFPPLPAAGDVPELHWSEPDRRAFRQVFNALQRRIAEGELEKAVPVVAEWAEDAAGKGFEKALGAIRSRQPSFADYGFYEGDEGFLGASPEEFVTLEDGILESTALAGTCRPSEAERFELDPKEIREHELVAGYLTDKLGAFGPAVREPRTLVEVGGLVHFSSRICVKLLKDWDLDWLVQFLHPTPALGIFPRTQSALGELLAWRKRLGVPRRFGAPFGLLHQGRFESVVLIRGGFREQGRLAIPSGCGVIRESLVEKEWQELAAKRESVKGLLGFPLRSSLVETR, encoded by the coding sequence ATGCAGCCAGTAGACCGGACCGCGCGCTCTCCTTTGCCGAGCTCCTTCGCTTGGCTGCGCTCTGGTGGAGGACGCTCGCTCTATGCGGAGGGCCCTTTTCGGCGCTCGGCTTCTCCCGATGCGAGTCGACCTTCGTTTTACGTGAATGACTTTGAATTGAGTGATTCCCGACCGTGGCGGATCGCGGAGAGAGGGCTGCAAGAGTTTCCTCCTCTGCCGGCTGCTGGAGACGTGCCGGAGCTGCATTGGAGCGAGCCGGATCGCCGGGCCTTCCGGCAAGTGTTCAACGCTCTCCAACGTCGCATCGCCGAGGGGGAATTGGAAAAGGCCGTTCCCGTGGTGGCGGAATGGGCGGAAGATGCCGCTGGCAAGGGTTTTGAGAAAGCGCTGGGAGCCATCCGCTCCCGCCAGCCAAGCTTTGCTGACTACGGATTTTACGAGGGGGATGAGGGTTTCCTGGGAGCGAGTCCGGAGGAGTTTGTCACGCTGGAGGACGGGATTTTGGAGTCGACCGCCTTGGCGGGGACCTGTCGGCCGAGCGAGGCCGAGCGCTTCGAGCTGGATCCCAAGGAAATTCGGGAGCACGAGCTGGTGGCTGGCTACTTGACCGACAAGTTGGGCGCCTTCGGCCCGGCGGTGCGCGAACCGCGAACCTTGGTGGAGGTGGGCGGTCTGGTGCATTTCTCATCGCGGATTTGTGTCAAATTGCTCAAGGACTGGGACCTCGATTGGCTGGTCCAATTCCTCCACCCCACCCCCGCGCTCGGGATCTTTCCCCGAACCCAAAGCGCTCTGGGAGAACTTCTGGCCTGGCGGAAGAGGCTGGGCGTGCCGCGACGTTTCGGCGCTCCGTTCGGACTGCTCCACCAAGGGCGCTTTGAGTCGGTCGTGCTGATCCGGGGTGGCTTCCGAGAGCAGGGACGTCTCGCCATCCCTTCGGGCTGCGGTGTCATCCGGGAGAGCCTGGTGGAGAAGGAGTGGCAGGAGCTAGCTGCCAAGCGTGAGTCGGTCAAAGGCTTGCTCGGCTTTCCTTTGCGTTCGAGCCTGGTCGAGACGCGATGA
- a CDS encoding sigma-70 family RNA polymerase sigma factor produces MASPSASSESQAPVAGQDLENTRSIQLMLRVKEGDAEAFESLIEIHQHAVVGTVAKMLGNPSDAEDIAQQVFLRVWKSARRYEPKAKFTTWLFTITRNLVFNETRRRQRRGPHSSLDQRLEESQWEEADHRTKTPDRATLDSELFDAIDASIQALPEKQRLAVILRRYEEMPYEQIASILKTSVSSVKSLLFRARTTLKEELARYLEG; encoded by the coding sequence TTGGCCTCTCCCTCCGCTTCTTCTGAATCCCAAGCACCCGTGGCCGGCCAAGACTTGGAAAACACTCGCAGCATTCAGCTCATGCTCCGGGTCAAAGAAGGGGACGCCGAGGCCTTCGAAAGCTTAATCGAAATCCACCAGCACGCCGTGGTGGGCACGGTCGCCAAAATGCTCGGCAACCCTTCCGACGCCGAAGACATCGCCCAACAGGTCTTCCTGCGGGTCTGGAAATCCGCCCGACGTTATGAGCCTAAGGCCAAGTTCACCACCTGGCTCTTCACCATCACGCGCAATCTCGTGTTCAATGAAACTCGTCGCCGCCAGCGCCGAGGCCCGCACAGCTCACTCGATCAGCGACTGGAGGAAAGCCAGTGGGAAGAGGCTGACCACCGCACGAAAACTCCTGACCGGGCCACCCTCGACAGCGAACTTTTCGACGCCATCGACGCCAGCATCCAGGCCCTGCCTGAAAAACAGCGCCTGGCGGTCATTCTTCGACGCTATGAAGAAATGCCCTACGAGCAGATCGCGAGCATTTTGAAAACCTCCGTCTCCTCGGTCAAAAGTCTCCTTTTCCGAGCCCGCACCACCCTCAAGGAAGAGCTGGCCCGCTACCTGGAAGGCTAA
- a CDS encoding transmembrane 220 family protein, with translation MPSPSRPAPPPLSPAIGGIVFIGFACLQFNDLEQYGSRGWYGWILFYGLVALASFLSLWRPFPPLAYRLAAFGSLAGALFRATQIEPAKTVFTNQTNPAGNEAGGLLLAALWLAWLAGVARKIRRTRVSQ, from the coding sequence ATGCCTTCTCCCAGCCGGCCTGCGCCTCCTCCCCTCTCGCCCGCGATCGGCGGGATCGTTTTCATCGGCTTTGCCTGCCTTCAGTTCAATGACTTGGAGCAGTATGGGAGCCGGGGCTGGTATGGCTGGATTCTGTTCTACGGCTTGGTCGCCCTGGCCTCTTTTCTCTCCCTTTGGCGACCCTTCCCACCTCTGGCCTACCGCCTAGCTGCCTTCGGCTCGCTGGCTGGCGCCCTCTTCCGGGCCACTCAGATCGAGCCAGCCAAGACAGTCTTCACCAACCAAACCAACCCGGCCGGGAACGAAGCCGGGGGACTCCTTTTGGCTGCCCTCTGGCTCGCTTGGCTGGCGGGGGTGGCGCGCAAGATTCGCCGCACCCGGGTGAGCCAGTGA
- a CDS encoding PhoH family protein, producing the protein MIQPNDSSQSSLLDTRGPAKAPLGRSPKGAAQATRKPRPGELSGVIAPHKSGKNFLLDTNVLLHDPGSIQRFADNHICLPVDVLSELDKFKNEQSERGANARAIHRTLTALFGHTECPVTEGVPTEGGGTLRLVIFDPKEAQKVGAVRQFHRVFPELDRVDHRILACALLVKEFNASPAILVTKDLNMQLKARAVGIRCQDYLNDKVEVKEVANYEYLRIPVLPNDLQRFASSGEMRWEGEGEQPEVALNQYVLLSAGDKKTMPARYLGEGRYVRLRVPEALRIPGGNNLKPVNLGQQCFVDAMLNPEISLVTCYGQAGTGKTLVGVAAGLSEVLARNFNGLTVSRPIVAMGEGVGFLPGSLDDKMKPWLQPIYDALDLLLRPDKPQAPRRKQKTASKEAGGNESDLSKPYDHLLQQGLIEIEALCYIRGRSIPNRFFILDEAQQLTPLEAKTVVTRISRGSKLVLIGDPAQIDNPYVDSRSNGLVYTRKRMKGQPFAAHVFLTKGERSALAEAGAQLM; encoded by the coding sequence ATGATCCAACCCAACGATTCCTCGCAGTCCAGCCTGCTTGACACTCGCGGTCCGGCCAAAGCCCCCTTGGGGCGAAGTCCAAAGGGCGCGGCGCAGGCTACCCGAAAGCCGCGACCAGGAGAGCTTTCCGGGGTCATCGCCCCCCACAAATCGGGAAAGAACTTTCTGCTCGATACCAATGTCCTCCTACACGATCCCGGATCCATCCAGCGTTTCGCCGACAACCACATCTGCCTTCCGGTGGATGTGTTGTCTGAACTCGATAAGTTCAAAAACGAGCAGAGTGAGCGAGGGGCCAATGCTCGGGCCATTCACCGGACGCTGACAGCGCTTTTCGGCCACACCGAATGCCCGGTCACCGAAGGCGTTCCCACGGAGGGCGGGGGGACCCTCCGACTGGTCATCTTCGATCCCAAAGAAGCCCAGAAGGTGGGGGCGGTCCGGCAATTTCATCGGGTCTTTCCCGAGCTGGATCGCGTGGATCACCGCATTCTCGCCTGCGCGCTTTTGGTCAAGGAGTTCAATGCCTCCCCGGCCATTCTCGTAACCAAAGACCTCAACATGCAGCTGAAGGCCCGGGCCGTCGGGATCCGCTGCCAGGACTACCTCAATGACAAAGTCGAGGTCAAGGAGGTGGCGAATTACGAGTATCTCCGCATCCCGGTTCTGCCAAATGACCTCCAGCGCTTCGCCAGTTCCGGCGAAATGCGGTGGGAGGGGGAGGGAGAGCAGCCCGAGGTGGCGCTCAATCAATATGTCCTTCTCTCAGCGGGCGACAAAAAGACCATGCCGGCCCGGTATCTGGGTGAGGGGAGGTATGTTCGGCTGCGGGTGCCAGAGGCCCTGCGCATTCCAGGCGGGAACAATCTCAAGCCCGTCAATTTGGGCCAGCAATGTTTCGTCGATGCCATGCTCAATCCAGAGATCTCCTTGGTGACTTGCTATGGCCAGGCCGGCACCGGGAAGACCTTGGTGGGGGTGGCGGCCGGGCTTTCCGAGGTCTTGGCTCGGAATTTCAACGGGCTCACCGTGAGCCGACCGATCGTGGCCATGGGAGAGGGGGTGGGCTTCTTGCCGGGCAGTCTGGATGACAAGATGAAGCCTTGGTTGCAACCGATCTACGATGCGCTTGATCTTCTTCTCCGGCCCGACAAGCCCCAAGCACCTCGTCGCAAGCAGAAAACGGCCTCCAAGGAAGCGGGCGGGAACGAGTCGGACCTGTCCAAGCCCTACGACCACCTCCTGCAGCAGGGCCTGATTGAAATCGAGGCCCTTTGTTACATTCGCGGCCGCTCCATACCGAATCGCTTCTTCATCCTGGACGAAGCCCAGCAGCTGACGCCGTTGGAGGCCAAGACGGTCGTCACCCGGATCTCTCGCGGATCGAAGCTCGTGCTGATCGGCGATCCGGCGCAAATCGACAACCCCTATGTGGACAGCCGCAGCAATGGGCTGGTCTACACCCGCAAGCGAATGAAAGGCCAGCCTTTCGCGGCTCATGTCTTTTTGACCAAGGGAGAGCGGAGCGCCTTAGCCGAAGCGGGAGCCCAGCTCATGTGA
- a CDS encoding glycosyltransferase: MPDPRIVACVTAFNEEGTVGQVVQALRASPVVARVQVIDDASTDATAQLAQAAGATVHSLPERVPVGKAIRQHLEHLAEGEWQLWCDADLIGLRPEHPVRLESALRAEGAEMAVGVKCLPEPYQHWFPKGGSHHFFRRLFGSISGERLLPVARFREAMAQAEAWGLEEVIDGYGIVLFLNWYLRKQGFRETRLYFPEITQRQKTEKWGRSKAGEMVGEWWQFFRTWWQLRLFCESRYRRDGLMATAGQA; the protein is encoded by the coding sequence ATGCCCGATCCTCGCATCGTCGCTTGCGTGACGGCCTTCAATGAGGAGGGCACCGTCGGCCAAGTGGTGCAGGCGCTGCGGGCTTCGCCCGTGGTGGCTCGGGTTCAGGTCATCGACGACGCCTCGACCGATGCCACGGCCCAGCTGGCGCAGGCGGCCGGGGCCACCGTCCACAGCCTGCCCGAGCGCGTGCCCGTCGGCAAAGCCATCCGCCAGCATTTGGAGCACTTGGCCGAGGGAGAATGGCAGCTCTGGTGCGACGCCGACCTGATCGGCCTCCGCCCGGAGCATCCCGTGCGCCTCGAAAGTGCCCTCCGAGCGGAAGGGGCCGAAATGGCGGTCGGAGTGAAGTGTCTGCCCGAGCCCTACCAGCACTGGTTTCCGAAAGGGGGAAGCCACCACTTTTTTCGGCGTCTTTTCGGGTCGATCAGCGGGGAGCGACTTTTGCCAGTGGCACGCTTTCGCGAGGCCATGGCCCAGGCGGAGGCCTGGGGACTGGAGGAGGTCATCGACGGCTACGGGATCGTCTTGTTTCTCAACTGGTATCTGAGAAAGCAGGGCTTTCGGGAGACGCGACTTTACTTTCCCGAGATTACCCAGCGCCAGAAAACCGAGAAGTGGGGCCGCTCCAAAGCGGGCGAGATGGTGGGCGAGTGGTGGCAGTTCTTTCGCACCTGGTGGCAACTGCGCCTCTTTTGCGAAAGTCGTTACCGACGGGATGGGTTGATGGCCACCGCGGGTCAGGCCTGA
- a CDS encoding MFS transporter: MNRARFFNASCIALIVTSMSFALRGGAMGAWTEEFGLSNAEVGWVTGTAFWGFTLAMVFGGPLCDIIGMGRIAAIATLGHIAGILLTCFAWDFWSLYFGTLLFGIANGSVEAACNPLIATLYPDNKTTKLNQFHVWFPGGIVIGGLLAFGLGEAGIGWRWQFATMLLPTVIYAFMFVGQKFPQTERVQSGVSTGEMFKACCHPLFLILVAGMLLTAATELGPGQWIPGILTNAGVSGILVLVWITGLMAVGRQFAGAFVHRLSPVGMLIGSAAISTVGLFFLSKSSGSLIFVAATVFAIGVCFFWPTMLGFVSERLPKTGALGLAIMGGAGMLSVSLVLPLIGSWYDSGIKDRLPEGQTVEVLSAAEATTEEGALWSNIQAEAGLEALGEVAILPLAVLAIFVTIALLDKRSRRLGQPDAPEPST, encoded by the coding sequence ATGAATCGCGCTCGATTTTTCAACGCCAGTTGCATCGCCCTCATCGTCACCTCCATGAGCTTCGCCCTGCGCGGGGGAGCCATGGGCGCGTGGACCGAGGAATTCGGCCTCAGCAATGCCGAAGTCGGCTGGGTCACCGGAACGGCCTTCTGGGGCTTCACGCTCGCCATGGTCTTCGGAGGACCGCTCTGTGACATCATCGGTATGGGCCGGATCGCCGCCATCGCCACCCTTGGTCACATCGCCGGCATCCTCCTGACCTGCTTTGCCTGGGACTTTTGGAGCCTCTACTTCGGCACCCTCCTCTTCGGCATTGCCAATGGCTCCGTGGAAGCCGCCTGCAATCCGCTCATCGCCACTCTCTATCCCGATAACAAAACCACCAAGCTCAACCAATTCCACGTCTGGTTCCCCGGCGGAATCGTCATTGGAGGGCTTCTGGCCTTCGGTCTGGGTGAGGCTGGGATCGGCTGGCGCTGGCAATTCGCCACCATGCTGCTGCCGACGGTGATTTACGCCTTCATGTTTGTGGGCCAGAAATTCCCGCAAACCGAACGGGTCCAAAGCGGGGTCTCCACCGGCGAGATGTTCAAAGCTTGCTGTCATCCGCTCTTCCTGATTCTGGTCGCGGGCATGCTCTTGACAGCCGCGACCGAGCTGGGACCTGGTCAATGGATTCCCGGCATTCTCACGAACGCAGGCGTCTCCGGCATTCTCGTGCTGGTCTGGATCACCGGCTTGATGGCGGTGGGGCGCCAGTTCGCTGGAGCCTTCGTCCATCGCCTCTCTCCGGTCGGAATGCTCATCGGGAGCGCGGCCATCAGCACGGTCGGCCTCTTCTTCCTGAGCAAATCCTCTGGCAGCCTGATCTTTGTGGCCGCAACCGTCTTCGCGATCGGCGTCTGTTTCTTTTGGCCCACCATGCTTGGTTTTGTCAGTGAGCGGCTTCCCAAAACCGGGGCCCTTGGCCTCGCCATTATGGGAGGGGCCGGCATGCTGAGTGTCTCGCTGGTCCTACCTCTCATCGGAAGCTGGTATGACAGCGGCATCAAGGATCGCCTTCCCGAAGGCCAAACCGTCGAAGTGCTCTCCGCAGCCGAAGCCACCACCGAAGAAGGCGCCCTCTGGAGCAACATCCAGGCAGAAGCCGGTCTGGAAGCGCTCGGGGAAGTGGCCATCCTGCCCTTGGCCGTCTTGGCCATCTTCGTGACGATCGCGCTCCTCGACAAAAGGAGTCGCCGCCTCGGCCAACCCGACGCGCCCGAACCCTCCACGTGA